In Desulfatibacillum aliphaticivorans DSM 15576, a single window of DNA contains:
- a CDS encoding epoxyqueuosine reductase, whose amino-acid sequence MITKQDVMQAAYDNGFVDVGITTMEPFDNSKDYLEAHQEEYGWAEKMGLSLLQGTDPANIMPEGKSIIVLLEGYFQKSFPPSMERHFGRCYLDDDRVTKDGLALRIKAFRNFLREGGINSKVPFNLPHRAAATRAGLGTLGKNCLFYSRKAEAQSSFSFPIAVVVDREFEADEPTMRFGCPDWCRNACIAACPTKALKGNGRLDPRKCISFLSYYGRGITPLEIREAMGLFVYGCDRCQNVCPRNAPWLAKDLPVNQKAAAKAGDFELPKLLHMDKEYFETKIWPHMFYMGYKHIWRWKMNVARVMGNTLDPMYVDDLIKAFGEHDDERVLGMIAWALGRIGGEKAKQALEGFASKAQEPVLGEINHALEMID is encoded by the coding sequence GTGATCACCAAACAAGACGTGATGCAAGCCGCCTATGACAATGGATTCGTGGACGTGGGAATCACGACCATGGAGCCTTTCGACAATTCCAAGGATTACCTGGAGGCCCACCAGGAGGAATACGGCTGGGCTGAAAAGATGGGCCTTTCCCTGCTACAAGGGACCGATCCCGCCAACATCATGCCCGAGGGAAAATCCATCATTGTGCTGCTGGAGGGATATTTCCAAAAGTCCTTCCCCCCTTCCATGGAGCGCCATTTCGGCCGGTGCTACCTGGACGACGACCGGGTGACCAAAGACGGCCTTGCCCTGCGCATCAAGGCGTTCCGAAATTTTCTGCGGGAAGGCGGGATCAACTCCAAGGTTCCTTTCAACCTTCCCCACCGCGCGGCCGCCACCCGGGCCGGCCTGGGAACCCTTGGCAAAAACTGCCTGTTTTACTCCCGCAAGGCCGAGGCCCAAAGTTCCTTTAGCTTTCCCATCGCCGTGGTGGTGGACCGGGAATTCGAAGCGGACGAGCCGACCATGCGGTTCGGGTGTCCGGACTGGTGCCGCAACGCCTGCATTGCCGCCTGCCCCACCAAAGCCTTAAAAGGCAACGGCAGGCTGGACCCGCGCAAGTGCATCTCCTTTCTCAGCTATTACGGCCGGGGCATCACGCCGTTGGAAATTCGGGAAGCCATGGGGCTTTTCGTCTACGGCTGCGACCGCTGCCAAAACGTGTGCCCGCGCAACGCCCCCTGGCTGGCGAAAGACCTGCCCGTAAATCAGAAAGCGGCGGCCAAGGCCGGAGACTTTGAACTGCCCAAGCTCCTGCACATGGACAAGGAGTATTTTGAGACCAAAATCTGGCCCCACATGTTTTATATGGGCTACAAGCATATCTGGCGCTGGAAGATGAACGTGGCCCGGGTCATGGGCAATACCCTGGACCCGATGTACGTGGACGACCTGATCAAAGCCTTTGGCGAGCATGACGACGAGCGGGTTTTGGGCATGATCGCCTGGGCCCTGGGCAGGATCGGCGGAGAAAAGGCCAAACAGGCCCTGGAAGGCTTCGCCTCCAAAGCCCAGGAGCCCGTGCTTGGGGAAATCAACCACGCTTTGGAAATGATCGATTAA
- a CDS encoding TIR domain-containing protein: MKVFISYTQQDKKHADLIADKLRGAGHGVWYDGWKIKAGDNLLEKINQGVKEVDAFIIIISKDSLSSKWSMHEYSALAFGELSSPSTRIIPVLVDKSTVPQYLARYQYVDLSENLDRGLNEILGFLSDEPPAAKIGAGRERTYTQALASLTRALNAGRLSLFCGAGTSIGAGILSWDNLLLMLLESMMIRMSREHSLSVEEVDPMEFQRSYSPSALVVGKYLKTNLGNDFLPQLRDALYSKNPKSCAIIEAIVDLARPQRDGKPLDSIVTFNFDGLIEEALSANNIRHIAIYEEGMRYSCSELPIYHVHGYLPRKGRIKKNTDVVFSEDAYHNQFIDPFSWSNLIQLNKLSQNTCLFIGLSLNDPNLRRLLDVAYRKNPSRELNHYVIKKVPSHSEGTINSLALLLEEQDANELGLNVVWVREYSHIAPFLTEIAGAKA, from the coding sequence ATGAAAGTATTCATCAGCTACACCCAGCAGGATAAGAAGCACGCGGACCTCATTGCGGACAAACTTCGCGGCGCCGGGCATGGAGTCTGGTACGACGGATGGAAGATCAAGGCCGGGGACAACCTGCTTGAGAAAATCAATCAGGGCGTGAAGGAGGTTGACGCCTTCATCATCATTATCAGCAAGGACTCCCTGAGCTCCAAATGGTCCATGCACGAGTATTCGGCCCTGGCTTTCGGCGAGCTGTCCAGCCCCTCGACGCGGATTATCCCCGTCCTGGTGGATAAAAGCACGGTGCCCCAATATCTGGCCCGATACCAGTACGTGGACCTGTCCGAAAATCTCGACCGGGGCCTGAACGAGATCCTGGGTTTTTTGTCGGACGAGCCGCCAGCCGCCAAAATAGGGGCTGGCCGGGAGAGAACCTACACCCAGGCCCTTGCCTCCCTGACCAGGGCGCTGAACGCCGGGAGGCTGTCTTTGTTTTGCGGCGCCGGGACGTCCATTGGCGCGGGCATTCTATCCTGGGACAATTTGCTGCTTATGCTGCTGGAATCCATGATGATCCGCATGTCCAGGGAGCACTCCCTGTCCGTAGAGGAAGTGGATCCCATGGAGTTCCAAAGAAGCTACAGCCCCTCCGCTCTGGTGGTTGGGAAATATCTGAAGACCAACCTGGGCAACGACTTTCTGCCCCAGCTTCGCGACGCCCTGTACTCCAAGAATCCCAAGTCGTGCGCCATCATCGAAGCCATTGTGGATCTGGCCCGGCCTCAGCGGGACGGCAAACCCCTGGACTCCATCGTGACCTTCAATTTCGACGGTCTCATCGAAGAGGCTTTGTCCGCCAATAACATCCGGCACATCGCCATTTACGAAGAAGGCATGCGCTACAGTTGCAGCGAACTGCCCATTTACCACGTCCACGGATACCTGCCGCGCAAAGGGAGAATCAAAAAAAACACGGACGTGGTGTTCTCGGAGGACGCCTATCACAACCAGTTTATCGATCCCTTTTCGTGGTCCAACCTGATCCAGTTGAACAAGCTGAGCCAAAACACCTGCCTGTTCATCGGCCTGAGCCTGAACGATCCCAATTTGCGCAGGCTGCTCGACGTGGCCTACCGGAAAAACCCGTCCCGGGAGCTGAACCACTACGTCATCAAAAAGGTTCCCAGCCATTCCGAAGGAACCATCAACAGCCTGGCCCTTCTTCTGGAAGAACAGGACGCCAATGAACTGGGCCTGAATGTGGTCTGGGTCAGGGAATACTCCCACATCGCGCCGTTCCTCACGGAAATCGCCGGCGCCAAAGCATAG
- a CDS encoding metallophosphoesterase family protein translates to MRIAVISDIHANLEAFTAVLENMQIKNVHACVCLGDVVGYGADPEPVLQLLWENKIPSILGNHEEAVYDDDILHYFNPQAKKTALLTRKMLKPESVERIKKWPVNIEFHGALGVHGFPPDSIHKYLFEADQGAISRMWDSVPYKLCFVGHTHNLDLVAFDGHNVITYPLLEGGWLLDNRKTIVNVGSVGQPRDGDNNAKYVIWDTKMNALTICYVPYNIQKAADKILKAGFPEINARRLY, encoded by the coding sequence GTGCGAATTGCTGTTATTTCTGATATTCACGCCAATCTGGAAGCATTTACGGCTGTCCTGGAAAATATGCAAATTAAAAATGTGCACGCCTGCGTCTGCCTGGGAGACGTGGTGGGGTACGGCGCCGACCCCGAACCCGTCCTGCAGCTCCTGTGGGAAAATAAAATCCCCTCCATCCTGGGGAACCACGAAGAAGCTGTGTACGACGACGACATTCTACATTATTTCAACCCCCAGGCCAAGAAAACCGCTCTGCTCACCCGTAAAATGCTCAAGCCCGAAAGCGTGGAACGCATTAAAAAATGGCCCGTGAACATCGAGTTTCACGGCGCCCTGGGCGTGCACGGCTTTCCGCCCGACTCCATCCACAAATACCTGTTTGAAGCGGATCAGGGCGCCATATCCCGCATGTGGGATTCGGTCCCTTACAAGCTGTGCTTTGTGGGCCACACCCACAACCTGGATCTGGTGGCCTTTGACGGCCACAACGTCATTACCTATCCCCTGCTGGAAGGCGGCTGGCTTCTGGACAACCGCAAGACCATCGTCAACGTGGGCAGCGTGGGCCAGCCCCGGGACGGCGATAACAACGCCAAATACGTGATCTGGGACACCAAAATGAACGCCCTGACCATCTGCTACGTCCCTTACAACATCCAAAAAGCCGCCGATAAAATCCTAAAGGCCGGCTTTCCGGAAATCAACGCACGAAGGTTGTATTGA
- the rpsT gene encoding 30S ribosomal protein S20: MANHKSALKRAKQNTIKQMRNRSYKTRLRNMVKKVNQAVEAQSVDEAKTILVETQSIIDKCASKGVIHKNTASRKISRLAKKVEALAG; encoded by the coding sequence TTGGCGAATCATAAGTCCGCTTTGAAAAGAGCAAAACAGAACACCATCAAGCAAATGCGCAACCGTTCCTACAAGACCCGTCTCAGGAATATGGTCAAGAAGGTCAACCAGGCTGTGGAAGCCCAGTCCGTCGATGAAGCCAAAACTATTTTGGTGGAAACTCAGTCGATCATCGATAAGTGCGCGAGCAAGGGCGTAATCCACAAAAACACCGCTTCCAGGAAGATTTCCCGCCTTGCCAAAAAGGTAGAGGCCCTGGCCGGTTAG
- the lptE gene encoding LPS assembly lipoprotein LptE has product MQKALLRLVLPVLMLSLCACGYHFSGGARPGDPVRAVFIPVLDNETAETGLETMITNGLIREFTREQKFTLAHSRAEANVLLAGSIASLLDENAARRSSGDSALRRVKMILSLELLDEDGRVLWADDKISEYETYQVVSENLAATQANKNQALSVLTTRLAMKIRHRMEAYFEGF; this is encoded by the coding sequence ATGCAAAAGGCTCTTTTGCGTCTGGTTTTACCCGTATTGATGTTAAGCCTGTGCGCCTGCGGATATCATTTTTCCGGAGGCGCCAGGCCCGGCGACCCCGTGCGGGCCGTTTTCATACCGGTTTTGGATAACGAAACAGCCGAAACCGGCCTGGAAACCATGATAACAAACGGTTTGATCCGGGAGTTCACCCGGGAGCAAAAATTCACCCTGGCCCACAGCCGCGCCGAGGCCAACGTGCTTTTGGCGGGGTCCATCGCGTCTTTATTGGATGAGAATGCCGCGCGCAGGTCGTCCGGGGATTCAGCCCTGCGCAGGGTGAAAATGATTTTGTCTCTGGAATTGCTTGATGAAGACGGCCGGGTGTTGTGGGCGGACGACAAGATTTCGGAATACGAGACCTATCAGGTGGTGAGCGAAAACCTGGCGGCCACCCAGGCAAACAAAAACCAGGCGTTGTCGGTGTTAACCACGCGCCTGGCTATGAAAATCCGCCATCGGATGGAAGCATATTTTGAAGGTTTTTAA
- the leuS gene encoding leucine--tRNA ligase has translation MDERYDPKKIEGKWQAHWDAAGLFKVKEDPSKEKYFLMEMFPYPSGKIHMGHVRNYSIGDVVARFKRMQGFNVLHPMGWDAFGMPAENAAIKNNTHPAKWTYENIAAMGAQLKAMGFSYDWDREIATCKPDYYRWEQWLFVQMFKKGMVYRKEASVNWCHTCQTVLANEQVEQNMCWRCGDEVEQKKLKQWFFRITDYADDLLEHCDKLPGWPEKVVTMQKNWIGKSHGAEILFSVKDSDVKIKVFTTRPDTLCGATFMCLAPEHPLVEDLSKGTAQEAVVQEFVARMAKQDKAKRTADDKEKEGVPIGAQCINPLTGKTMEIYTANFALMEYGTGAVMSVPTHDQRDFEFATKYGLEKIVVIQPEGEALSPETMTEAYTDPGVLVNSGQFDGMKNTDAMEAIAQYLDENDMGKKTVQYRIRDWGISRQRYWGAPIPMIHCPDCGITPVPEDQLPVILPEDANLLEGGKSPLPELDSFVKTTCPQCGNENARRETDTMDTFVESSWYPERYCSPKCDDGMFDVDAVKYWMPVDQYIGGVEHAVMHLLYSRYFTRVLNDFGLVDFKEPFTRLLTQGMVCKETLKCPEHGWLFPHEVEGSGDERTCTKCGKIVEAGRVEKMSKSKLNVVDPEELLAKYGADTIRLFCLFAAPPERDLDWSEEGVEGSYRFLQRVWRMFAAHMDEVKDAQPFEGSPDDLDGYLKDLYKKTHQTIKKVTEDIDGRFHFNTAISAVMELVNMVYGLNDNLQDEKRAGVLRAAVEAVILLISPMTPHFTEELWSLFGKTQCVLETPWPAWREDALTADEVVVVLQVNGKLRSKLNVPLDTDDEKIKEMALADEKVQKFMGGKPIRKVIVVKNKLVNVVV, from the coding sequence ATGGATGAACGCTACGACCCCAAAAAAATAGAAGGCAAATGGCAGGCCCATTGGGACGCCGCCGGACTGTTCAAAGTGAAGGAAGACCCCTCCAAAGAGAAGTATTTTCTTATGGAAATGTTTCCCTATCCGTCCGGAAAAATCCATATGGGGCATGTTCGCAACTACTCTATCGGCGATGTGGTGGCCCGGTTTAAGAGGATGCAGGGCTTTAACGTCCTTCACCCCATGGGCTGGGACGCTTTCGGCATGCCCGCGGAAAACGCGGCCATCAAAAACAACACCCATCCTGCCAAATGGACATACGAAAACATAGCCGCCATGGGCGCCCAGCTGAAAGCCATGGGTTTTTCCTACGACTGGGACCGCGAAATAGCCACCTGCAAGCCCGACTATTACCGCTGGGAGCAATGGCTCTTTGTGCAGATGTTCAAAAAAGGCATGGTCTACCGCAAGGAAGCCAGCGTCAACTGGTGCCACACCTGCCAGACCGTTCTGGCCAACGAGCAGGTGGAGCAGAACATGTGCTGGCGCTGCGGCGACGAGGTGGAGCAGAAAAAGCTGAAGCAGTGGTTCTTCCGGATTACGGACTACGCCGACGATCTGCTGGAGCACTGCGACAAACTGCCCGGATGGCCCGAGAAGGTCGTCACCATGCAGAAAAACTGGATCGGCAAAAGCCACGGCGCCGAAATCCTCTTTTCCGTCAAGGACAGCGACGTAAAGATCAAGGTCTTCACCACCCGGCCCGACACCTTGTGCGGCGCAACCTTTATGTGCCTGGCGCCCGAGCATCCTCTGGTTGAGGATCTGAGCAAAGGCACGGCCCAGGAAGCCGTCGTCCAGGAATTCGTCGCCCGCATGGCCAAGCAGGACAAGGCAAAACGCACCGCGGACGACAAGGAAAAGGAAGGCGTGCCCATTGGCGCCCAGTGCATCAATCCCCTGACCGGCAAGACCATGGAAATCTATACGGCCAACTTCGCCCTCATGGAATACGGCACCGGCGCGGTCATGTCGGTTCCCACGCACGACCAGAGGGACTTTGAGTTTGCAACCAAATACGGCCTGGAAAAAATCGTGGTTATTCAGCCCGAAGGCGAGGCGCTTTCGCCCGAAACCATGACCGAAGCCTATACGGACCCGGGCGTGCTGGTGAACTCGGGCCAATTCGACGGCATGAAAAACACCGACGCCATGGAGGCCATCGCCCAATACCTGGACGAGAATGACATGGGTAAAAAGACGGTCCAGTACCGCATTCGCGACTGGGGCATCTCCAGGCAGCGCTACTGGGGCGCTCCCATCCCCATGATCCACTGCCCGGATTGCGGCATCACGCCCGTGCCCGAGGACCAGCTGCCCGTGATTCTGCCCGAGGACGCCAACCTGCTGGAAGGCGGCAAGTCGCCCTTGCCCGAACTGGATTCCTTCGTCAAGACCACCTGCCCCCAATGCGGCAACGAAAACGCCCGGCGCGAAACCGACACCATGGACACCTTTGTGGAGTCCAGCTGGTATCCGGAACGCTACTGCAGCCCCAAGTGCGACGACGGCATGTTCGATGTGGATGCGGTCAAATACTGGATGCCCGTGGATCAGTACATCGGCGGCGTGGAGCACGCGGTCATGCACTTGCTGTACTCCCGCTACTTCACCCGGGTGCTGAACGACTTCGGCCTGGTGGACTTTAAAGAGCCTTTCACCCGGCTCCTGACCCAGGGCATGGTCTGCAAGGAAACCCTCAAGTGCCCCGAGCACGGCTGGCTGTTTCCCCATGAAGTGGAAGGAAGCGGCGACGAACGCACCTGCACCAAGTGCGGCAAGATTGTTGAAGCCGGCCGCGTGGAAAAAATGTCCAAGTCCAAATTGAACGTGGTGGACCCGGAAGAACTGCTGGCAAAATACGGCGCGGACACCATCCGCCTGTTCTGCCTGTTTGCGGCGCCCCCGGAACGGGACCTGGACTGGAGCGAGGAAGGCGTGGAAGGGTCCTACCGGTTCCTCCAGAGGGTCTGGCGCATGTTCGCCGCCCATATGGACGAGGTCAAGGACGCGCAGCCCTTCGAGGGAAGCCCGGACGACCTGGACGGCTATCTCAAGGACCTGTACAAGAAAACGCACCAGACCATTAAAAAGGTCACCGAGGACATTGACGGCAGGTTCCATTTTAACACGGCCATTTCCGCGGTCATGGAACTGGTGAACATGGTCTACGGCCTGAACGACAACCTGCAGGACGAAAAACGCGCCGGCGTGCTTCGCGCCGCCGTGGAGGCCGTCATCCTGCTGATTTCGCCCATGACGCCCCATTTTACCGAAGAGTTGTGGAGCCTGTTCGGAAAAACCCAGTGCGTCCTTGAAACCCCTTGGCCCGCATGGCGGGAAGACGCCCTGACCGCCGACGAGGTGGTTGTGGTGCTCCAGGTCAACGGCAAGCTGCGCAGCAAGCTGAACGTGCCCCTGGACACGGACGATGAAAAGATCAAGGAAATGGCTCTGGCCGATGAAAAGGTCCAAAAGTTCATGGGCGGCAAGCCCATTCGCAAGGTGATCGTGGTCAAGAACAAACTGGTCAATGTGGTGGTTTAG
- a CDS encoding Rne/Rng family ribonuclease — MTTRILVNAVDPEECRIAIVKDNNLEGFHIETAAREITRGNVYKGVIARVEPSLQAVFVDYGADRHGFLQKNEIHSDYFMDTHSGDTAIKNLLKPGMELLVQITKDPVDKKGAMLTTFISLAGRYVVLMPGSKTRGVSRKIEEEEERVRLKKILDSCTIPEGFGVIVRTVGKKGTKSVISQDIKHLHRLWKTINKKGIEEKAPALLNKEQSLAIRSLRDNFNADVNSILVDDPNAYEEIKEFMSVIAPRRKKVVRLHKEERPIFSKYQLEMQIASIFESKVNLKSGGSIVIHPTEALVSIDVNSGKSTKEASVEKTALKTDLEAAEEIARQLRLRDLGGLIVVDFIDMRDVKNRTAVEKAMRQHAKLDKARMKIGRISQFGLMEMSRQRISPSIDYGSYLTCPHCHGKGRVPSLETMALDFLRKLRSQIIKEGVKSMEGMVPANVAEYLLNKKRRELNDLELRHDVTIVIRPDKGLVPGESHIHAEK, encoded by the coding sequence ATGACAACAAGAATTCTTGTAAATGCGGTAGACCCGGAGGAGTGCCGCATCGCGATTGTCAAAGACAACAATCTTGAAGGATTCCATATAGAAACCGCCGCCCGGGAAATCACCCGCGGTAACGTATACAAGGGCGTCATCGCCCGGGTGGAGCCTAGCCTTCAGGCCGTGTTTGTGGATTATGGAGCTGATCGCCACGGGTTTTTGCAGAAAAATGAAATTCACAGCGATTATTTTATGGACACCCATTCCGGGGATACAGCCATCAAGAATTTGCTGAAGCCGGGGATGGAGCTTTTGGTCCAGATCACCAAAGACCCCGTGGATAAAAAAGGGGCCATGCTCACCACCTTCATCTCCCTGGCCGGCCGGTATGTCGTGCTCATGCCGGGCAGCAAGACCCGGGGCGTGTCCCGGAAGATCGAGGAGGAGGAGGAGCGGGTCCGCCTGAAAAAGATCCTGGATTCCTGCACGATTCCCGAGGGATTCGGGGTGATTGTCCGCACCGTGGGCAAAAAGGGCACCAAGTCCGTTATTTCCCAGGACATCAAGCATCTGCACAGGCTTTGGAAGACCATCAATAAAAAAGGCATTGAAGAAAAGGCCCCGGCCCTGCTCAATAAAGAGCAAAGCCTCGCCATTCGTTCTTTGCGGGACAATTTCAATGCGGACGTGAACAGCATCCTGGTGGACGATCCCAACGCCTACGAGGAAATCAAGGAGTTCATGTCCGTCATCGCGCCCCGGAGAAAAAAGGTGGTGCGCCTGCACAAAGAGGAACGGCCCATATTTTCCAAGTATCAACTGGAAATGCAGATCGCCTCCATCTTTGAGAGCAAGGTCAACTTGAAGTCCGGGGGAAGCATTGTAATCCATCCCACGGAGGCCCTGGTTTCCATTGACGTGAACTCAGGCAAGTCCACCAAGGAAGCGTCGGTGGAGAAAACCGCCCTCAAAACCGATTTGGAAGCGGCCGAGGAAATCGCCCGGCAATTGCGCCTGCGCGACCTGGGCGGCCTGATTGTGGTGGATTTTATCGATATGCGGGACGTCAAAAATCGCACGGCCGTTGAAAAGGCCATGCGGCAGCACGCCAAGTTGGACAAGGCGCGTATGAAAATCGGCCGCATTTCCCAGTTTGGGCTTATGGAGATGTCTCGCCAGCGCATAAGCCCCTCTATTGACTACGGAAGCTATCTTACATGCCCCCATTGCCACGGCAAGGGCAGGGTGCCGTCCCTGGAAACCATGGCCCTGGATTTTCTGCGTAAGCTGAGGTCTCAAATCATCAAGGAAGGCGTTAAAAGCATGGAAGGCATGGTTCCGGCCAATGTGGCGGAGTACCTGTTAAACAAGAAGCGCCGAGAGTTGAATGACCTGGAATTACGGCATGATGTGACCATAGTCATAAGGCCGGACAAAGGTCTTGTCCCAGGTGAATCCCATATTCACGCCGAAAAATAG
- a CDS encoding sodium ion-translocating decarboxylase subunit beta, with protein MSWHDFIDVLMQILTTQTGLFALDIKMVAMWAIGFFFIYLAVAKKYEPLLLLPIGFGIVAVNFPHVPLMGFDEAGKRHLFEIFYHYGVEWEVIPCVIFLGLGAMTDFGPLIANPRTMVIGAGAQLGVFVTFLGVLFFDFSLREAASVGIIGGADGPTTIYLTAKLAPDLLGANALAAYSYMAMVPLIQPPIVRLFSTRKQRLIRMKQLRPVSKLEKTIFPLSVFMVISILIPAVTPLMGMLMLGNFMRESGVVDRLSDTAQNSLMNIVTIFLGVSVGATMAGDKFLSAKPLMIFGFGLLDFAICTMGGVLTVHIMNLFIKDKINPIIGAAGVSAVPMAARVAQVTGQQEDKQNFLLMHAIGPNLAGVIGSAAAAGMFIAMFG; from the coding sequence ATGAGTTGGCATGATTTTATTGACGTGTTGATGCAGATCCTCACCACGCAGACCGGGTTATTCGCCTTGGACATCAAAATGGTGGCCATGTGGGCCATCGGGTTCTTTTTCATTTATCTGGCGGTGGCGAAAAAATATGAGCCGCTGCTGCTTTTACCCATTGGGTTTGGAATCGTGGCGGTGAACTTCCCCCATGTGCCGCTCATGGGATTTGACGAAGCAGGCAAACGTCATCTGTTTGAAATATTCTATCACTATGGGGTGGAATGGGAAGTAATCCCCTGCGTGATATTTTTAGGCCTTGGCGCCATGACCGACTTCGGACCTCTGATCGCCAACCCGAGGACCATGGTCATCGGCGCAGGCGCCCAGCTTGGGGTTTTCGTAACCTTTTTGGGCGTTTTATTCTTTGATTTTTCCCTGAGAGAGGCCGCTTCGGTCGGCATCATTGGAGGCGCGGACGGTCCCACCACCATCTACTTGACAGCCAAGCTGGCGCCGGACCTATTAGGGGCCAACGCTTTGGCGGCGTATTCGTACATGGCCATGGTGCCTTTGATTCAGCCTCCCATTGTACGGCTGTTCTCCACCAGGAAGCAGCGCCTTATCCGTATGAAGCAGCTTCGGCCCGTTTCCAAGCTGGAAAAGACCATCTTTCCCTTGTCCGTGTTCATGGTCATCTCCATCCTGATTCCGGCGGTCACTCCGCTGATGGGCATGTTGATGCTGGGCAACTTCATGCGTGAGTCCGGGGTTGTGGACAGGCTTTCCGACACGGCGCAAAACTCGCTCATGAACATCGTGACTATTTTTCTTGGCGTCTCGGTGGGTGCCACCATGGCCGGGGACAAGTTCCTGAGCGCCAAGCCTTTGATGATTTTTGGCTTCGGCCTTCTTGATTTCGCCATCTGCACCATGGGCGGCGTGTTGACGGTTCACATTATGAACCTGTTTATAAAGGATAAGATCAACCCCATCATTGGAGCGGCGGGCGTTTCGGCCGTGCCCATGGCGGCTCGCGTGGCTCAGGTTACAGGCCAGCAGGAAGACAAGCAGAATTTCCTGCTCATGCACGCCATCGGCCCCAACCTGGCCGGGGTTATCGGCAGCGCTGCCGCGGCCGGTATGTTCATCGCCATGTTCGGTTAA
- the purB gene encoding adenylosuccinate lyase — protein MIKRYTREEMGALWNDENRFKAWLKVEVAACEAMAELGIIPKEAAKNIAEKADFNVERILEIEKETKHDVIAFLTNVAEYVGPDSRFVHKGMTSSDVLDTSFAWLLKKAGEMILEGVDKLLAAIKKQAMEHKFTPMVGRSHGIHAEPITFGLKMAVLYDEVKRNRVRIEHAIETISYGQVSGAVGTFANTPPEVEALVCKKLGLKPAPASTQIIQRDRHAEYFSALAIMACTIDKIAVEIRHLQRTEVLEAQEYFSKGQKGSSAMPHKRNPIGSENMSGLARVVRANAIAAMENVALWHERDISHSSVERVIGPDSTILIDYMLHRVSGLVGNLVVNKDRMLENLNLMKGLIFSQQILLALAEAGVSREDAYKMVQTQAMRVWDEGADFKTLVLACPNIGAHLSKEAIEEIFDLDYHFKHVDTIFQRVFGE, from the coding sequence ATGATCAAACGATACACCCGGGAAGAAATGGGCGCCCTTTGGAACGACGAAAATCGTTTCAAGGCTTGGCTTAAGGTGGAAGTCGCCGCCTGTGAAGCCATGGCGGAATTGGGGATCATCCCCAAGGAAGCGGCCAAAAATATAGCGGAAAAAGCGGACTTTAACGTCGAGCGCATTTTGGAGATTGAAAAGGAAACCAAGCACGACGTCATCGCTTTTTTGACCAATGTGGCCGAGTACGTGGGGCCGGACTCCCGATTCGTCCATAAGGGCATGACCTCTTCGGACGTGCTGGACACCAGTTTCGCCTGGCTTTTGAAGAAAGCCGGCGAGATGATCCTCGAAGGCGTGGACAAGCTCCTGGCCGCCATCAAGAAGCAGGCCATGGAGCATAAGTTCACCCCCATGGTGGGGCGCTCCCACGGCATTCACGCCGAGCCCATCACCTTCGGCCTGAAAATGGCCGTGTTGTACGATGAAGTCAAACGCAACCGGGTGCGCATCGAGCACGCCATCGAAACCATCAGCTACGGCCAGGTTTCCGGCGCCGTGGGCACCTTCGCCAACACACCGCCCGAGGTGGAAGCCCTGGTCTGCAAGAAGCTGGGCCTTAAACCGGCGCCTGCGTCCACCCAGATCATCCAGCGGGACAGGCATGCGGAGTATTTTTCCGCCCTGGCCATCATGGCTTGCACCATCGACAAAATCGCCGTGGAAATCCGGCATCTGCAAAGAACCGAAGTCCTGGAAGCCCAGGAATACTTCTCCAAGGGCCAAAAAGGCTCTTCGGCCATGCCCCACAAACGCAACCCCATTGGGTCGGAAAACATGTCCGGCCTGGCCCGGGTAGTGCGCGCCAACGCCATTGCGGCCATGGAGAATGTGGCCCTGTGGCACGAAAGGGACATCAGCCATTCCTCGGTGGAAAGGGTTATCGGCCCGGACAGCACCATCCTGATTGACTATATGCTCCACCGCGTTTCCGGCCTGGTGGGCAATCTGGTGGTCAACAAAGACCGTATGCTGGAAAACCTGAACCTCATGAAGGGCCTTATTTTCAGCCAGCAGATTCTTTTGGCTCTGGCCGAGGCCGGAGTGAGCAGGGAGGACGCTTATAAGATGGTGCAGACCCAGGCCATGCGCGTTTGGGACGAAGGCGCTGATTTTAAGACCTTGGTCCTTGCCTGTCCGAACATAGGGGCGCACCTGAGCAAAGAAGCTATTGAGGAAATTTTCGACCTGGATTATCATTTCAAACATGTGGACACGATTTTCCAAAGGGTCTTCGGCGAATAA
- the yajC gene encoding preprotein translocase subunit YajC, with protein MIDSFLSTMVIGQAAGQQNNLAFFGMMGMMILIFYFLIMRPQQKKQKEHQQMLDALKKGDKIITNGGLYGKITGLDESTVTLELADRVRVKIARSGIAGLAQPGK; from the coding sequence TTGATCGATTCATTTTTAAGCACCATGGTAATTGGGCAGGCGGCGGGCCAGCAGAACAATCTTGCCTTTTTCGGCATGATGGGCATGATGATTTTAATTTTTTATTTTCTCATCATGAGGCCCCAGCAGAAAAAGCAAAAGGAGCATCAGCAAATGCTGGACGCCTTGAAAAAGGGAGACAAGATTATCACCAACGGCGGTTTGTACGGAAAAATCACCGGTTTGGATGAAAGCACCGTCACCCTGGAGCTTGCGGATCGCGTACGCGTGAAGATCGCCCGGAGCGGCATCGCAGGACTGGCTCAACCCGGAAAATAG